A stretch of the Clostridium botulinum genome encodes the following:
- a CDS encoding flagellar hook-length control protein FliK, whose translation MDELVNMVANTNRVNVNNSKNTTDTKQNINLDSKSNNLKSDKKDVLNNNFKSVLSKVSKLKEDKAQNVNSEIAQDKANEISEDNTDLSEDSKSVKKKNSALDILLILLLQHFRGEKVDLKKILEKLKEEGVSDDVTQNLLKVMEDQDMNGVDLNSLGSQQSLNEKVNTFIKALSQNDNDKNNGLKDILDKLNLLNNKDLDESSIKTMLKGLKENKIQSIEQQIISELKSKIFDNQSDSTNINEDIKSPLKLDLNSKITVSNDNETKNESKNGNNEEDFLKHLVSKDKSKADTKIDRLTTFMSDFNKVNNTVVKDIENEVPININKNNLVNDFIKSIKYMEQNDVKEMTVKVMPRELGEIVIRLTVENGLMKANITANNKEAYNLLNSKAQELNNSLGNGEIKIQNFTIDIYNGDTTFFSRENSKEHRNNSNNSTKGRSESVQALEDVKDNEELLAKELDSNVSAFV comes from the coding sequence ATGGATGAATTGGTAAACATGGTAGCAAATACTAATAGGGTAAATGTAAATAATTCAAAAAACACTACTGATACTAAACAAAATATTAATTTAGATTCAAAAAGTAATAATTTAAAATCTGATAAAAAAGATGTATTAAATAATAATTTTAAAAGTGTGTTAAGTAAAGTATCTAAACTTAAAGAAGATAAAGCACAAAATGTAAATTCAGAAATAGCACAAGATAAAGCTAATGAAATTTCTGAAGATAATACTGATTTAAGTGAAGATTCTAAATCTGTAAAAAAGAAAAATTCTGCGTTAGATATCCTTTTAATATTATTACTTCAACATTTCCGTGGAGAAAAGGTGGATTTAAAAAAGATATTAGAAAAGCTTAAAGAGGAAGGGGTATCAGATGATGTAACCCAAAATCTCTTAAAGGTAATGGAAGACCAGGATATGAATGGTGTTGACTTAAATTCTTTAGGGTCACAACAATCTCTTAATGAAAAAGTTAATACTTTTATAAAGGCATTATCACAAAATGATAATGATAAAAACAATGGATTAAAAGATATATTAGATAAGTTAAATTTGTTAAATAATAAAGATTTAGATGAAAGTTCTATAAAAACTATGCTTAAAGGTTTAAAGGAAAATAAAATTCAAAGTATAGAACAACAAATTATAAGTGAATTAAAGTCTAAAATATTTGATAATCAATCTGATAGTACAAATATTAATGAAGATATAAAAAGTCCATTAAAACTTGATTTAAATTCAAAAATTACAGTATCTAATGATAATGAGACTAAAAATGAATCTAAAAATGGAAATAATGAAGAAGATTTTCTAAAACATTTAGTATCAAAAGATAAAAGCAAAGCAGATACTAAAATAGACAGATTAACAACTTTTATGAGTGATTTTAATAAGGTGAATAATACTGTTGTAAAAGATATAGAAAATGAAGTTCCAATTAATATTAATAAAAATAATTTAGTAAATGATTTTATTAAATCTATAAAGTATATGGAACAAAATGATGTAAAAGAAATGACAGTTAAAGTTATGCCAAGAGAACTTGGAGAAATAGTAATTAGATTAACTGTAGAAAATGGATTAATGAAAGCTAATATTACAGCTAACAATAAAGAAGCTTATAATCTTCTTAATTCTAAAGCACAAGAATTAAATAATTCTTTAGGCAATGGAGAGATAAAAATACAGAATTTTACTATTGATATATACAATGGTGATACTACTTTTTTCAGTAGAGAAAATAGCAAAGAACATAGAAATAATTCAAATAATAGTACCAAAGGAAGAAGTGAAAGTGTCCAAGCTTTAGAAGATGTTAAAGATAATGAAGAATTATTAGCAAAAGAGTTAGATAGTAATGTAAGTGCATTTGTTTAG
- the fliJ gene encoding flagellar export protein FliJ, which translates to MKKFNFRLQSLLDIRSNKEEESKIAFKEAQSAKNITEGRLENLKENYDKYSKIDFKCSSIDRKIRQNYCNVLQFNINETSIELDKRNEILEGKRQELKQRQMERKTVEILKDKQEAAYIKEQNLIEQKANDEFALYAYIRNSKI; encoded by the coding sequence ATGAAGAAATTTAATTTTAGGCTTCAGTCACTTTTAGATATAAGATCTAATAAGGAAGAAGAAAGCAAAATAGCTTTTAAAGAAGCTCAAAGTGCTAAAAATATAACTGAAGGAAGATTAGAAAATTTAAAAGAAAATTATGATAAATATTCTAAAATTGATTTTAAATGTAGTTCAATTGATAGAAAAATAAGGCAAAATTATTGTAATGTACTACAATTTAATATAAATGAGACTAGTATAGAACTAGATAAAAGAAATGAAATTCTAGAAGGAAAAAGACAAGAGTTAAAACAAAGGCAAATGGAAAGAAAAACAGTTGAAATTTTGAAGGACAAACAAGAAGCTGCTTATATAAAAGAGCAAAATTTAATAGAACAAAAAGCTAATGATGAATTTGCTCTTTATGCATATATAAGAAATTCTAAAATTTAA
- the fliI gene encoding flagellar protein export ATPase FliI, whose translation MVEISLDFHGIKEKVEKCDFKYTEGIVKQVIGLTIEVEGIKAFVGEVCTIYNKESDPIMCEVVGFKEDNVILMPLGELIGIGPGCRVVPSKKYLNVKCSEKLLGKVLNGLGKSLKRDDEEVHIGTEYPLDTAPPDPLKRRRIKDSIATGVRAIDGFLTCGEGQRVGIFAGSGVGKSTTLGMIAREAKADVNVIALIGERGREVLDFIEKDLGEEGLKKSVIVCATSDQPALVRLKGAFTATAIAEYFRDKGKKVILMMDSVTRFAMAQREVGLAIGEPPATKGYTPSVFAMLPRLMERSGMSEKGSITAFYTVLVDGDDFNEPIADAVRGILDGHIVLSRALAGKNHYPAIDVLNSVSRLMNEIADDEHKKAASFARDLLATYKNSEDLINIGAYAQGSNNKVDMAIQYNDVINDYLRQGIKEHSEFSESINTLVNMFNN comes from the coding sequence GTGGTGGAGATTTCTTTGGATTTTCATGGAATAAAAGAAAAAGTAGAAAAATGTGATTTTAAATATACAGAGGGAATAGTTAAACAAGTTATAGGACTTACTATAGAAGTTGAAGGTATAAAGGCTTTTGTAGGAGAAGTTTGTACTATATATAACAAAGAAAGTGACCCTATTATGTGTGAAGTAGTTGGCTTTAAAGAAGACAATGTAATTTTAATGCCACTTGGAGAACTAATAGGTATAGGTCCTGGATGCAGGGTTGTACCATCTAAAAAGTATTTAAATGTAAAATGTTCTGAAAAACTTTTAGGGAAGGTTCTAAATGGACTTGGAAAATCTTTAAAACGTGATGATGAAGAAGTACATATAGGAACGGAATATCCTCTAGATACTGCACCACCAGATCCTTTAAAAAGAAGAAGAATAAAAGATTCTATTGCCACAGGGGTTAGAGCTATTGATGGATTTTTGACTTGTGGTGAGGGTCAAAGAGTGGGGATTTTTGCTGGAAGTGGAGTTGGAAAAAGTACAACATTAGGTATGATAGCTAGAGAAGCAAAAGCTGATGTCAACGTAATTGCTCTTATAGGTGAAAGAGGACGTGAAGTTCTAGACTTTATTGAAAAAGATTTAGGCGAAGAAGGTCTTAAAAAATCAGTAATAGTTTGTGCAACTTCAGACCAACCTGCTCTTGTAAGGTTAAAAGGTGCTTTTACAGCAACAGCTATAGCTGAGTATTTTAGAGATAAAGGTAAAAAAGTAATACTTATGATGGACTCTGTAACAAGATTTGCTATGGCACAAAGAGAAGTTGGACTTGCAATAGGAGAACCTCCAGCGACAAAAGGATATACTCCATCTGTTTTTGCAATGCTTCCAAGACTTATGGAAAGATCAGGTATGTCTGAAAAAGGATCAATTACAGCTTTTTATACAGTTTTAGTTGATGGAGATGATTTTAATGAACCTATTGCTGATGCTGTCCGTGGAATACTCGATGGACACATTGTATTATCAAGAGCTTTAGCTGGTAAAAATCATTATCCAGCAATAGATGTTTTAAATAGTGTAAGTAGACTTATGAATGAAATAGCTGATGATGAGCATAAAAAAGCAGCCTCTTTTGCAAGAGACCTTTTAGCTACATATAAAAATTCTGAAGATCTTATAAATATAGGAGCTTATGCACAGGGAAGCAATAATAAAGTTGATATGGCAATTCAATATAATGATGTGATAAATGATTATTTAAGACAAGGAATTAAAGAACATAGCGAATTTAGTGAGAGTATTAATACACTTGTAAATATGTTTAATAATTAG
- a CDS encoding FliH/SctL family protein, translated as MPSLCNVIKNKSVVSNGLKEITTEYHIEDIENQKTEEEEKKELGKKNAKDFIENYEVLARTMLENARKQSDAIVASAYDEIQKMQEEAYNKGYEEGKLDGYSDGKKQADEYYDEIKNKANEEIETLNKNAEELLFSAKTEYVKYLKDKQQEIKELIVSITKSVLKLEIKNSDSINSMILDALESAKDSKSIIVKCNNKYVDSLKESIDEWKIQVVFRGDIFVVPDDNLEEGKAIIQKENGKIVIDIDVALEKINELVLMED; from the coding sequence ATGCCATCATTGTGTAATGTTATAAAAAATAAAAGTGTAGTTTCTAATGGATTAAAAGAAATAACTACTGAATATCACATAGAAGATATAGAAAATCAAAAGACAGAAGAAGAAGAGAAAAAAGAATTAGGTAAAAAAAATGCTAAGGACTTCATAGAAAACTATGAAGTCTTAGCAAGAACAATGCTTGAGAATGCAAGAAAGCAAAGTGATGCCATTGTAGCTTCTGCTTATGATGAAATTCAAAAAATGCAAGAAGAAGCATATAACAAAGGGTATGAAGAAGGAAAATTAGATGGATATTCAGATGGTAAAAAACAAGCTGATGAATATTATGATGAGATTAAAAATAAAGCAAATGAGGAAATAGAAACATTAAATAAAAATGCAGAGGAACTTTTATTTAGTGCTAAAACTGAGTACGTAAAGTATTTAAAAGATAAACAACAAGAAATAAAAGAGTTAATAGTAAGCATTACAAAAAGTGTATTAAAATTAGAAATTAAAAATAGTGACTCAATAAATAGTATGATTTTAGATGCATTAGAAAGTGCAAAGGATTCAAAAAGTATAATAGTTAAGTGCAATAATAAATATGTAGATAGCCTGAAAGAAAGTATAGATGAGTGGAAAATACAAGTTGTTTTCAGAGGAGATATATTTGTTGTGCCTGATGACAATTTAGAAGAAGGTAAAGCTATAATACAAAAAGAAAATGGAAAAATTGTTATTGATATTGATGTAGCTTTAGAAAAAATAAATGAACTTGTTTTAATGGAAGATTAA
- the fliG gene encoding flagellar motor switch protein FliG, which produces MAKENKLTGVQKAAILFITLGPDAASGIIKQLPDPDIQKITYEIANISSVKQDQRTEILQEFIEMNKAKDYIIEGGFEYARNLLGKALGKQRAKEILEKVTEATQQYRPFAIARKADAHQLLNVISNEHPQTIALILCYLQADKSAQIMGELPEDIQWEVAYRIASMDNTSPMVIKEIEKVLNSKLSSVVRTDMTTLGGVETIVDILNQVDRTTEKNITEGLERQDPELAEKIKQSMFVFEDIITLDDVSIQRVLREVETKDLALALKGCSEEVSECIFRNQSKRAAASLKEDIEFLGPVRLMDVEKSQQQVVSIIRRLEDAGEIIISRGGEDAIIV; this is translated from the coding sequence ATGGCAAAAGAAAATAAATTAACCGGAGTTCAAAAGGCAGCCATTCTGTTCATAACTTTAGGGCCAGATGCAGCCTCTGGAATTATAAAACAATTACCAGATCCAGATATACAAAAAATAACTTATGAAATAGCTAATATAAGTTCAGTAAAACAAGATCAAAGAACAGAAATCCTTCAAGAATTTATAGAAATGAATAAAGCTAAGGATTATATAATTGAAGGTGGTTTTGAGTATGCAAGAAATCTTCTTGGAAAAGCATTAGGTAAACAAAGAGCAAAGGAAATATTGGAGAAGGTAACAGAAGCTACTCAACAATATAGACCTTTTGCAATTGCAAGAAAGGCAGATGCTCATCAACTTTTAAATGTAATATCTAATGAGCATCCACAAACTATTGCACTTATACTTTGTTATCTTCAAGCAGACAAATCTGCTCAAATAATGGGAGAATTGCCAGAAGATATACAATGGGAAGTGGCATATAGAATAGCATCTATGGATAATACATCTCCTATGGTTATAAAAGAAATAGAAAAAGTATTAAATAGTAAATTATCATCAGTTGTAAGAACTGATATGACAACTTTAGGTGGTGTTGAAACTATTGTTGATATATTAAATCAAGTTGATAGAACGACTGAAAAGAATATTACAGAAGGACTTGAAAGACAAGATCCTGAACTTGCAGAAAAGATCAAACAATCTATGTTTGTATTCGAAGACATTATTACATTAGACGATGTTTCAATACAAAGAGTTTTAAGAGAAGTAGAAACAAAAGATCTTGCTCTTGCATTAAAGGGATGTTCAGAAGAAGTTTCGGAATGTATATTTAGAAATCAATCTAAGAGAGCAGCAGCTTCATTAAAAGAAGATATAGAATTCTTAGGACCTGTTAGACTTATGGATGTTGAAAAATCTCAACAGCAAGTTGTTAGCATCATAAGAAGATTAGAAGATGCAGGGGAAATAATAATTTCAAGAGGTGGAGAAGATGCCATCATTGTGTAA
- the fliF gene encoding flagellar basal-body MS-ring/collar protein FliF: MDKIKEQFKKLVEKFKELSKIKKIAFSVLVLGIITGIIYLVIALNTTKYAVLYKDMDPNDAQTVMAKLADKKIEYKVENNSIKVPEEKAAELRMELAPQLTNGSKGYEILDDGDTFGMTDKERELKYKRALEGELARDIKSLPEVKDAKVLLVMQQEGNFFKQDDPGSASVTLEFETGKKVTKEQIKAIVALVSGSVKNLPKENIKVVGVVNGKTQDLSEDLFKEDGNKDISSVTEKQESYKKNLEKEYVKKIMNILTPKYGDGVKAAVNVDVDFDASEKTSTLWDPNHVVRSEETEKDTDNSKSGKTSAGPVDNNMSNTYNAKDQNGTSTHEKTTKNYEVGKVEQKVVGAPGKIKKISASVTINDENLSPVDKDKINSLVAGAISYDESRGDIVSVEGMKFNEVNEAAAAEEAKKQAEEQKAKQKSFIYKCVGGAVAALAVIAGIVALIRKRRKKNEVDEEEEVEGIDMLIDDNVEPNEPLKPINFDEENENTHVEKEIKKYASEKPEQVVEIIKAWMAEDER; encoded by the coding sequence ATGGACAAAATTAAAGAACAGTTTAAGAAACTTGTTGAAAAGTTTAAAGAGCTAAGTAAGATTAAAAAAATAGCATTCAGCGTACTAGTTTTAGGAATAATAACTGGAATTATATACTTGGTTATTGCTTTAAATACTACTAAATATGCTGTGTTATATAAAGATATGGATCCAAACGATGCTCAAACAGTTATGGCTAAATTAGCTGATAAAAAAATAGAATACAAAGTAGAAAACAATAGTATAAAAGTTCCAGAAGAAAAAGCAGCAGAACTTAGAATGGAGCTTGCACCACAGCTTACAAACGGAAGTAAGGGTTATGAAATTTTAGATGATGGTGATACTTTTGGAATGACTGATAAAGAAAGAGAACTTAAGTACAAAAGAGCATTAGAAGGAGAACTTGCAAGAGATATAAAATCTCTTCCGGAAGTTAAAGATGCAAAGGTACTTTTAGTTATGCAACAGGAAGGTAATTTCTTTAAACAAGACGATCCAGGTAGTGCATCAGTTACTTTAGAATTTGAAACGGGTAAGAAAGTTACTAAAGAACAAATAAAAGCAATAGTAGCTTTAGTAAGTGGAAGTGTTAAAAACCTTCCTAAAGAAAATATAAAAGTAGTTGGAGTAGTTAATGGGAAAACTCAAGATTTAAGTGAAGATTTATTTAAAGAAGATGGTAATAAAGATATTTCTTCAGTAACAGAGAAACAAGAAAGCTATAAAAAGAATTTAGAAAAAGAGTATGTTAAAAAGATAATGAATATTTTAACTCCTAAGTATGGTGATGGAGTTAAAGCAGCTGTAAATGTTGATGTGGATTTTGATGCATCTGAAAAGACATCTACTCTTTGGGATCCAAATCACGTAGTAAGAAGTGAAGAAACAGAAAAAGACACTGATAATTCTAAAAGTGGAAAAACGAGTGCTGGTCCAGTAGATAATAATATGTCAAATACATATAATGCAAAAGATCAAAATGGAACATCTACTCATGAGAAAACTACTAAAAATTATGAAGTTGGAAAAGTAGAGCAAAAAGTTGTTGGCGCACCAGGAAAAATAAAGAAAATATCTGCATCAGTTACAATAAATGATGAAAACTTAAGTCCAGTGGATAAAGATAAAATAAATAGTTTAGTAGCTGGAGCTATATCTTATGATGAATCTAGAGGAGATATTGTAAGTGTAGAAGGAATGAAATTTAATGAAGTTAATGAAGCTGCTGCAGCTGAAGAAGCTAAAAAGCAAGCTGAAGAACAAAAAGCTAAGCAAAAATCATTTATTTATAAATGTGTAGGCGGAGCAGTGGCTGCACTTGCAGTAATTGCTGGAATAGTAGCACTTATAAGAAAGAGAAGAAAGAAAAATGAAGTTGATGAAGAGGAAGAAGTAGAAGGTATAGACATGTTGATTGATGATAATGTTGAACCAAATGAACCATTAAAACCAATCAATTTTGATGAAGAAAATGAAAATACCCATGTGGAAAAGGAAATTAAAAAATATGCAAGTGAAAAACCAGAACAAGTTGTAGAAATAATTAAAGCTTGGATGGCGGAAGATGAGAGGTGA
- the fliE gene encoding flagellar hook-basal body complex protein FliE, protein MKINEFIPSKGIYSQVNSIHKEEKKEDNNIGFGETLKKQLNEVNEKQLQSQKITEGFIKGEDVEVHDVMIKNEEAKLSLQLAVQVRNKLMEAYQEINRMQV, encoded by the coding sequence ATGAAAATAAATGAGTTTATACCATCAAAAGGAATATATTCACAAGTTAATTCTATACATAAAGAAGAAAAGAAAGAAGATAACAACATAGGATTTGGTGAAACATTAAAAAAACAACTAAATGAAGTAAATGAAAAACAGTTACAGTCACAAAAAATTACTGAAGGCTTTATTAAAGGAGAAGATGTAGAAGTTCATGATGTAATGATAAAAAATGAAGAAGCAAAACTCTCGCTTCAACTAGCAGTACAAGTTAGAAATAAGTTAATGGAGGCTTATCAAGAGATAAACAGAATGCAGGTATAG
- the flgC gene encoding flagellar basal body rod protein FlgC, whose protein sequence is MNAFSSLRISASGLSAERLRMDTISSNITNFKTTRGKDGQKEPYRRKIAVFQENFKKELDKNKKGYETSLNGVKAVGIVEDKSPLRRVYNPSHPDADKDGYVLMPNVNILNEMADMIAATRAYEANVTAINSSKSMFMKALEIGR, encoded by the coding sequence ATGAATGCTTTTAGTTCACTTAGAATAAGTGCAAGTGGTCTTTCAGCTGAAAGACTTAGAATGGATACTATATCATCAAATATTACTAATTTCAAAACAACCAGAGGAAAAGATGGACAGAAAGAGCCTTATAGAAGAAAAATTGCTGTGTTCCAAGAAAATTTTAAAAAAGAATTAGATAAAAATAAAAAAGGATATGAAACTTCATTAAATGGAGTTAAAGCAGTTGGTATTGTAGAAGACAAATCTCCTTTAAGAAGAGTGTACAACCCCAGCCATCCAGATGCTGATAAAGATGGATATGTATTAATGCCAAATGTAAATATTTTAAATGAAATGGCAGATATGATTGCTGCAACACGTGCATATGAAGCAAATGTAACAGCTATAAATTCATCTAAAAGTATGTTTATGAAAGCATTAGAAATAGGAAGATAG
- the flgB gene encoding flagellar basal body rod protein FlgB, with the protein MKIGNVSESQKNYDLIKQSLNATAKRKNVINNNISNFNTKGYKRSYVTFEDSLKESKDKLDLKITNDKHIAYKKKFGEISVKKDESDSMKMDGNNVDVDNEMTNLAANNLEYNALITTLNSTLSLKRYIINGGR; encoded by the coding sequence ATGAAAATAGGAAACGTGTCGGAAAGCCAAAAAAATTATGATTTAATAAAACAATCTTTAAATGCCACTGCAAAAAGAAAAAATGTAATAAACAATAATATATCTAATTTCAATACAAAAGGATATAAAAGAAGTTATGTAACTTTTGAAGATAGCTTAAAGGAAAGCAAGGATAAACTAGATCTTAAAATTACTAATGACAAGCATATTGCTTATAAGAAAAAATTTGGAGAAATAAGTGTAAAAAAAGACGAATCAGATAGTATGAAAATGGACGGGAATAATGTAGATGTTGACAATGAAATGACAAATTTAGCAGCAAATAATTTAGAGTATAATGCACTCATAACTACTTTAAATTCTACATTATCTCTTAAAAGATATATTATAAATGGAGGAAGATAA
- a CDS encoding flagellin, producing MRINHNLASLNIYREHERIISRQSVVMNRISSGFKINSAKEDPNGIAASEKMRLQIRGLEMAQRNAQDGMSMVQTADGALSEVSSMIQRIRELTIQSGSTLSDSDKEKIQGEITQMVEGIDNIIDNSEFNGKNLLRAGKDSKVKYDNNNPKFEKMPVGANVGEMVDIPFFDLSSSNLGDENKKLMDLKGTGLKDLGIDECLSVIDSSMATVTSIRSKYGSLSNRFEGTYNEVNEMHDTIVGTESKIRDTDIAESMMNLARDNILIEAGSAMMVQANKFPQDALRVLEGLK from the coding sequence ATGAGAATAAATCACAACCTAGCTTCTCTTAATATATATAGAGAACATGAAAGAATTATAAGTAGACAAAGTGTTGTAATGAATAGAATTTCATCTGGATTTAAAATTAATTCAGCTAAAGAAGATCCAAATGGAATAGCTGCTAGTGAAAAAATGAGACTTCAGATTAGAGGACTTGAAATGGCTCAGAGGAATGCTCAAGATGGTATGAGCATGGTTCAAACAGCAGATGGGGCGTTAAGTGAAGTGTCATCAATGATTCAAAGAATAAGAGAGCTTACTATTCAGTCGGGAAGTACACTTTCAGATTCAGATAAAGAAAAAATCCAAGGTGAAATAACCCAAATGGTTGAAGGAATTGATAATATTATTGATAATTCAGAGTTTAATGGAAAAAATCTTTTGAGGGCAGGTAAAGATTCAAAAGTAAAATATGATAATAATAATCCTAAATTTGAAAAAATGCCTGTAGGTGCTAACGTAGGAGAAATGGTTGATATTCCTTTCTTTGATTTATCTAGTAGTAATCTTGGAGATGAAAATAAAAAATTAATGGATCTTAAAGGAACGGGACTTAAGGATTTAGGAATAGATGAATGTTTATCTGTTATAGATTCTTCTATGGCTACTGTAACTTCTATTAGAAGTAAATATGGTTCTTTATCCAATAGATTTGAAGGAACATATAATGAAGTAAATGAAATGCATGATACTATAGTTGGAACAGAAAGTAAAATAAGAGATACTGATATAGCTGAATCTATGATGAATTTGGCTAGAGATAATATTTTAATAGAAGCAGGAAGTGCAATGATGGTTCAAGCAAATAAATTCCCTCAGGATGCTTTAAGAGTATTAGAAGGATTAAAATAA
- a CDS encoding flagellin, with protein MSNVSLLNSFNKVTKNKTAKNELVEKLSSGKRINRAADDSAGLSISESLKSQVRGMSMAEKNIQDGVSMLQVADGAMDDITKTLHRMKEVAVQASNGILTDEDRDKLQEEFSKLKDNIDYIANETEFNTIKLLDKDKTLIFQVKDNPYTSYSLNLFANDTTALSLDKVNVSNFNNAIDANGKIDNALEKTISHRTELGAHLNNLQHSFKDASNEGSNLTTSLSQIEDVHMANALMNSVKQNILINSNKSMLCVAKQNNENVNIVLNKWLL; from the coding sequence ATGAGTAATGTATCGCTTTTAAATTCTTTTAATAAAGTTACAAAAAACAAAACAGCTAAAAATGAACTTGTGGAAAAACTTTCTTCTGGTAAAAGAATAAATAGAGCGGCTGATGATTCAGCAGGACTTAGTATAAGTGAAAGTTTAAAATCACAAGTTAGAGGAATGAGCATGGCTGAAAAAAACATTCAAGATGGAGTGTCTATGCTTCAAGTAGCAGATGGTGCTATGGATGATATAACTAAAACTCTTCATAGAATGAAGGAAGTTGCAGTTCAAGCTTCAAATGGAATTTTAACAGATGAAGATAGGGATAAACTTCAAGAAGAATTTAGTAAGCTTAAAGATAATATTGATTATATAGCAAATGAAACAGAATTTAATACTATAAAACTTTTAGATAAGGATAAAACATTAATTTTTCAAGTGAAGGACAATCCTTATACAAGTTATAGTTTAAATTTATTTGCAAATGATACTACAGCATTAAGTTTAGATAAGGTAAATGTAAGTAATTTTAATAATGCCATTGATGCTAATGGAAAAATTGATAATGCTCTTGAAAAAACTATAAGTCATAGAACAGAATTAGGTGCACATTTAAATAATCTACAACATTCATTTAAGGATGCTAGTAACGAAGGAAGTAATTTAACTACTTCTTTATCTCAAATAGAAGATGTTCATATGGCAAATGCACTTATGAATTCAGTTAAACAAAATATTCTTATAAATTCTAATAAGTCTATGCTTTGTGTAGCAAAACAGAATAATGAAAATGTAAATATTGTTCTTAATAAATGGCTTTTATAA
- a CDS encoding flagellin codes for MIINHNMNAMNAHRQMGMNTVNTGKAMEKLSSGLRINRAGDDAAGLAISEKMRGQIRGLNQASRNSQDGISLIQTAEGALNETHSILQRMRELSVQASNDTNTTDDRGQLQKEINQLTSEVNRIANTTEFNTQKILNSKDGKNFELQIGANEGQSMTVKMDDMTSGALKITDDKNKKYVGGEIKDLTIKTADDKGTAKELTIKVADQVISLAKIPDKTKAEIQVTKNEIIDKINAGLTTAKVNLTASIEDGKLVLKGTDATNAVKATEIKNADGGIANFGTPADKGFANEITNGTDNTGISSALDVSTHENAAKAITKFDDALNKVSDQRSRLGAYQNRLEHTINNLNTSSENLQASESRIRDVDMAKEMMNFSKNNILAQAAQAMLAQANQQPQGVLQLLR; via the coding sequence ATGATAATTAATCACAATATGAATGCTATGAACGCTCATAGACAAATGGGAATGAACACAGTTAATACTGGAAAGGCTATGGAAAAATTAAGCTCAGGTTTAAGAATAAATAGAGCTGGAGATGATGCTGCAGGATTAGCAATCTCAGAAAAAATGAGAGGACAAATCAGAGGTCTTAACCAAGCTTCAAGAAACTCTCAAGATGGTATTTCTTTAATTCAAACAGCTGAAGGTGCTTTGAATGAAACTCACTCAATTCTTCAAAGAATGAGAGAATTATCTGTACAAGCTTCTAATGATACAAATACAACTGACGATAGAGGACAATTACAAAAAGAAATAAACCAATTAACTTCAGAAGTTAATAGAATAGCTAATACAACTGAATTTAACACACAAAAAATATTAAATTCTAAAGATGGAAAAAATTTCGAACTTCAAATAGGAGCTAATGAAGGTCAATCAATGACTGTTAAAATGGATGATATGACTTCAGGTGCCTTAAAAATAACAGATGATAAAAATAAAAAATATGTTGGTGGAGAAATCAAAGATTTAACTATAAAAACAGCAGATGATAAAGGAACTGCTAAAGAATTAACAATAAAAGTAGCGGATCAAGTAATATCACTGGCGAAAATACCAGACAAAACAAAAGCAGAAATACAAGTAACTAAAAATGAAATAATTGATAAAATCAATGCAGGATTAACTACTGCTAAAGTTAATTTAACAGCAAGTATAGAAGATGGAAAATTAGTTTTAAAAGGAACAGATGCAACAAATGCTGTTAAAGCCACTGAAATAAAGAATGCTGACGGTGGAATTGCTAACTTTGGAACACCAGCAGATAAAGGATTTGCAAATGAAATAACAAATGGAACAGATAATACTGGAATATCATCAGCATTAGATGTTTCAACTCATGAAAATGCAGCAAAAGCAATAACAAAATTTGATGATGCATTAAATAAAGTATCAGATCAAAGATCAAGACTTGGTGCGTACCAAAACAGATTAGAACATACAATTAACAACTTAAATACATCTTCAGAAAACTTACAAGCATCAGAATCAAGAATTAGAGATGTAGATATGGCTAAAGAAATGATGAACTTCTCTAAAAATAATATATTAGCACAAGCTGCTCAAGCAATGCTTGCACAAGCTAATCAACAACCACAAGGAGTTCTTCAATTATTAAGATAA